From a single Longimicrobium terrae genomic region:
- a CDS encoding phosphoribosylanthranilate isomerase, translating into MTWPPAVKVCGLMRPEDALAAAEAGADYLGVILAPGGKRTVTAERANVILGGLRPRRVGVFVDADEAELRAAGQAAGLHVLQLHGDEPPALADRMRAAGYEVWKAVRVREAGDVLAAAERYAGSADALLLDGYSAAAHGGTGTVFPWEAVAAIRGGLPAGLRIIAAGGLRPDNVATAARLLRPDAVDVSSGVEREPGLKDAGAVRAFVQAVHSLSP; encoded by the coding sequence ATGACGTGGCCCCCGGCGGTGAAAGTGTGCGGCCTGATGCGGCCGGAAGATGCGCTCGCGGCGGCGGAGGCGGGAGCGGACTACCTGGGGGTGATCCTTGCCCCTGGCGGGAAAAGGACCGTGACGGCGGAGCGGGCAAACGTTATACTAGGCGGCCTGCGTCCCCGCCGCGTGGGCGTGTTCGTGGACGCGGACGAGGCGGAACTGCGCGCGGCGGGCCAGGCGGCGGGGCTGCATGTTCTTCAGCTGCACGGAGATGAGCCCCCCGCGCTGGCGGACCGAATGCGCGCCGCGGGGTATGAGGTGTGGAAGGCCGTGCGCGTTCGCGAGGCCGGCGACGTGCTCGCCGCGGCGGAGCGCTACGCCGGTTCGGCAGACGCGCTGCTGCTGGACGGATACAGCGCGGCGGCCCACGGCGGCACCGGAACCGTGTTTCCGTGGGAGGCGGTGGCGGCCATCCGGGGCGGTCTTCCCGCCGGGCTGCGCATCATTGCCGCGGGAGGGCTGCGGCCGGACAACGTGGCGACGGCGGCGCGGCTTCTTCGCCCCGACGCGGTGGACGTCAGCAGCGGCGTGGAGCGGGAACCGGGTTTGAAGGATGCCGGCGCGGTGCGGGCCTTTGTACAGGCGGTCCATTCTCTTTCTCCCTGA